A single Oculatellaceae cyanobacterium DNA region contains:
- the rph gene encoding ribonuclease PH: MSWQRPDHRQHDQLRPISFEKEFTRFSTSSVLTRCGDTQVLCSVTIQNTIPKFLQGSGKGWLTAEYRMLPSATPQRQEREFMKLAGRTQEIQRLIGRSLRASLDLQALGERTIIVDADVLQADAGTRTTSITGGFVALADALNKLVKRGDLERSPIIHQVAAISVGLLHGEPFLDLNYPEDVAAEVDFNVVMNEELSAIEIQGTAEDGTFNRTQLNQIMDLSEKGIKELLELQRQALNS, from the coding sequence ATGTCTTGGCAGCGTCCCGATCACCGACAACACGATCAATTACGACCCATTAGTTTTGAAAAAGAATTCACTCGCTTTTCTACCAGTTCAGTCTTAACTCGCTGCGGCGATACCCAAGTTCTGTGTAGTGTAACAATTCAAAATACTATCCCCAAGTTTTTACAAGGCAGTGGCAAAGGCTGGCTTACTGCTGAGTATCGGATGTTACCTAGCGCCACTCCTCAACGCCAAGAACGAGAATTTATGAAATTAGCGGGTCGCACCCAGGAAATTCAGAGACTAATTGGGCGGAGTTTGCGGGCATCCTTAGATTTACAGGCATTAGGAGAACGTACAATCATTGTGGATGCAGATGTTCTTCAAGCAGATGCCGGAACCCGTACAACATCTATTACTGGCGGTTTCGTTGCTTTAGCAGACGCACTAAACAAACTTGTTAAGCGGGGAGATTTAGAGCGATCGCCCATCATTCACCAAGTCGCCGCTATTTCCGTAGGATTACTACACGGAGAACCTTTTTTAGACCTCAACTACCCCGAAGATGTCGCAGCCGAAGTTGATTTTAACGTTGTGATGAACGAAGAATTGAGTGCGATCGAAATTCAAGGAACCGCCGAAGACGGAACTTTTAACCGCACACAATTAAATCAAATTATGGATTTATCCGAAAAAGGCATTAAAGAATTGCTGGAATTGCAGCGTCAAGCATTGAACAGTTAA
- a CDS encoding adenylate kinase, which produces MRLVILGGAGAGKGTQAQLLCSKLSIPWISTGDMLLSAIASQTALGLQAKPYVDQGELVPDELMIEFMRQRLLQPDAKNGWLLDGYPRTAFQAEELDFLLDDLGQKLNWAIWLDVPESVMLTRSAQRGRLDDQPEIIQRRHVLFQERTIPILEYYQPRQRLLKINGNQPPEQVHQDIWQKLFSNA; this is translated from the coding sequence GTGAGACTGGTAATTTTGGGAGGTGCAGGGGCAGGAAAAGGAACACAAGCTCAACTTCTGTGTAGCAAATTGAGTATTCCTTGGATTTCTACGGGTGATATGCTGCTGAGTGCGATCGCATCCCAAACTGCATTAGGTTTGCAAGCTAAACCGTATGTTGATCAAGGGGAACTGGTTCCTGACGAATTAATGATCGAATTTATGCGTCAGCGACTTCTACAGCCTGACGCTAAGAATGGTTGGCTACTTGATGGTTATCCTCGTACCGCTTTCCAAGCCGAAGAATTAGATTTCTTATTAGATGATTTAGGTCAAAAATTAAATTGGGCTATTTGGCTAGATGTTCCCGAATCAGTAATGTTAACTCGTTCAGCCCAACGTGGACGTTTAGACGACCAGCCAGAAATCATTCAGCGCCGTCATGTCTTATTTCAGGAACGCACGATTCCTATCCTAGAATACTACCAACCCCGCCAAAGACTGTTGAAAATTAATGGCAATCAACCACCAGAACAAGTCCACCAAGATATTTGGCAAAAACTCTTTTCAAACGCCTAG